GGTTCGTGACTTCGCGGATCAGTGCGCTCGTCGGAAACGAAGCGTTCTACATGTTACAAGAAGGACTCGGAACACCAGAAGAGATCGATAAAGCGATCAAACTCGGCTTAAACTATCCGATGGGACCATTCGAACTCGGGGACTTGGTCGGACTCGATACTCGACTCCATAACTTAAAGTATCTGCATGAGAAGCTCGGCGAAAAATACCGTCCGGCACCACTACTCGAACAGTATGTCAAAGCGGGTCGACTCGGTCGTAAAACAGGTCGTGGCGTCTATGACTATACGAATCGTGAGGTGACATCATGAGACGTGTCGCTATCATCGATGCCGTTCGGACACCGATCGGTCGCTATAACGGCGCGTTGCGTCAGGTTCGTCCAGATGACTTAGGAGCACGTGTCATCGAAGCATTGCTTGAACGTAATCCACAAGTCGATCCGAAGACGATCGAGGAAGTCATTTTCGGCAATGCGAATCAGGCGGGAGAAGACAATCGTAACGTCGCCCGGATGTCTGGACTACTAGCTGGTCTACCGGTCGAAGTCACCGGTACGACGATCAATCGCTTATGTGGATCAGGACTCGATGCTGTCATCGCGGCAGCGCGGGGAATTGCCTTAGGTGAAGGCGATATCTATATCGCTGGTGGAACGGAAAGCATGACGCGTGCACCATTCGTTCTCGCGAAGCCGGATCAAGCCAACCCACGTGGCAATCAGACGATGTACGATACGACGATTGGTTGGCGTTTCGTCAATGATCGTTTAGCAGATCAATACGGAACGGATTCGATGCCGGAAACAGCTGAGAACGTCGCCCGTCAGTACGGCATCTCGCGCGAAGCACAGGATGACTTTGCGTTTGAGAGCCAGCAACGCGCAAAACAAGCGATCGAGGCAAATCGCTTTACTGAGGAACTAGTTGCGGTCACGCAGACGGACCGGAAAGGTAACGTCAGCGTCTTCGACCGCGATGAACATCCCCGTCCTGAGACGACGCGTGAGAAACTGTCGACGCTTCGTCCGTTATTCCCGAACGGTACCGTGACAGCGGGAAATTGCATCTGGCGTCAACGACGGTGCGTCGCGCTGTTATTGATGAGTGAAGAAAAAGCGAAGGCACTCGGTTTGACACCTCTCGGGTATTATCGAGCGAGTGCGACAGCAGGGGTCGAACCTGCCGATCATGGGCATTGGACCGATCGACGCGACAAAAAAAGTCCTCCGGCGGGCAGGGTTGACGGTCGAACAGCTCGATCAGATCGAGTTAAACGAAGCCTTTGCGGCTCAAAGTCTTGCTTGTATCGAAGTACTTGGTCTACCGACAGAAAAAGTCAACGTCAATGGCGGAGCGATCGCCTTCGGTCATCCACTCGTGCAAGTGGTGCTCGGATTTTGACGACATTATTGCATGAGATGCGCCGGACGAACCGGACGTATGGTCTTGCGACGATGTGTGTCGAGTCGGACAAGGGATTGCCCTCGTCGTCGATCGGGAGGGACTCATATGATTCACTTAGAACGAGAAGGCTATTATCGCGATCGTCCGGATTTGATCGCCCGGAACGCTTAAACTGTTCTCCGATTACCCGACGCTTGTCGCCTTGCAGGAACAAGTCGATGCGTTGTCGGTCGACTCGGAAGCCGCGGGTCGTCCTGTTCACCGGAACCGGTAAAGCTTTCCAGTGCAGGCCGCCGATTTAAAAGAACGCGTGCAGTTTAATGAAGAAGAAGGTCCGACGTAATGTCCTTGCGATTCGCAACGTCTTCACGTCGATCGCACAATTACCCCAACCGACCAATCGCTGCCGTCAATGGGCACGCGCTCGGTGGTGGCTTTGAATGGATCCTTGCCTGTGATTTCCGCTTTCTCGTCGAGGATGCCCTCGTCGGGTTGACGGAGACTAGCTTCGGAATCATTCCTGGGGCTGGCGGAACACAACGCTTGCCGCGATTGATTGGGGAGACACGGGCGAAGGAATTGATCTTCACAGCGAAAAAAATCGATGCGATGACGGCAGAACGTTACGGACTCGCGACCGCTGTCGTCGCCCGGGAAGCGTTGATGACGACGTGTCTTGAGTTTGCCCATCAAATGTACAAAACGGTCCATCGCCTTGCGTCAAGCGAAGCGAGCGATTGATCAAGGGCGGGATGTCTCGCTCGAACGAGGAACTACAGCTCGAAACGGAAGCCTATGAAGTCGTCATCCCGACCGCAGATCGTCAGGAAGCGCTACAAGCCTTCGCTGAAAAACGGGCACCACGCTTTGAAGGAAGATGAGGATGGTCGACGTTTGAAATTAACCGTATACTAACGATTACACACTATGAACGACTGAAGAGAGAGTGAATACCATGAGTGCGAACACCCAATCAATGATTTTTACGATTTTACGGCGATTATATCCGGCATTACGGCAATCACATCTGGGTCGGGAGTTTAATTCGACTCGTCAAAGAGTTCGGACATAACGAACAAGCCGTTCGGGTCGCGGTATCCCGAGTGGTTAAACAAGGCTGGCTCGTCTCTGAGAAGCAAGGAAGTAAAAGTTTCTATTCGTTGACGCCACGTGGAGTGAAGCGAATGGAGGAAGCCGCGCGCCGGATCTATAAATCAACACCGCACGACTGGGACGGGAAGTGGCGGACGCTGATGTACACGATTCCCGAGGATAAGCGACAAATTCGCGACGAGCTTCGTAAAGAACTGACGTGGAGTGGGTTTGGCAACTTATCGAACGGGGTCTGGATTTCACCGAACCCGCTTGAAAAAGAGGCGGAACGATTGATTGAAGCATACGAAATCGAAGAGTATGTCGATTTCTTTGTCGGTGAATACCATGGTCCAAAACAGGACCAATCCCTCGTCGAGCGTGCGTTTCCGCTAGAGGAATTGCAGGAACGTTACGAGACGTTCATCACGGATTATAGCCGGCAATACATCGTCCATCAGAGTCAGCTCCAACTCGGAGAAATGACGGATGAACAGTGTTTCGTCGAACGGACGATGCTCGTGCATGAGTACCGGAAGTTCCTTTTCACGGATCCGGGATTACCGCAGGAACTGTTACCAGATGCTTGGAGCGGACACCATGCGGCGCTCTTGTTCGAACAGTATTACCGATTGCTCGCACAGCCAGCGAGTCGGTTCTTCGAATCAAATCTTTGAAGAGACGCACGATGTGTCACAACGCAGTGCTTCGTACGACGCAGCGGAACACCCGCTGTTTGCGGAGCGATAAGAACAATACATGAAAGAGCGGGACGGATCAGTTGATCCGCCCCGCATTCGTGTCATTCAGATGTATTCTGTTCAGCTGATTCTGCGAGGATGTTTCGGAAGGCATATCCTTTATCGACGTAAGAATCAATCGACTCCTGAATCATCGCGAGATCTGCTTCTGTTAGTTCACGCACGACTTTACCGGGTGAGCCGATGATCAGCGAACGCGGGTGGGAAAACTTTTCCCGACGGAATCAACGTATTCGCCCCGATGATGCATTCTTCACCGATGTCTGCGTGATCAAGAACGGTTGCACCCATTCCGACGATCGAACGACGTCCGATTTTGCAACCGTGTAAAATCGCGTTATGTCCGACCGTCACTTCATCTTCAATGACGACGGGTGCCCCTTCATAGAGATGAATCGTCGCGTTGTCCTGGATACTGCATCGTTTCCCAATCGTAATCGGTCCTTCGTCACCGCGTAAGACAGCGTTGAACCAGACGGTAGACTCGGAACCGATCGTCACGTCTCCGATCAGATAAGCACCAGGAGCGATGAATACATCGGAGGCGACGTTCGGATGAATCGATTGATACGGAATTTTCATAACAGAATGACCTCGTTTCTATAATAAGATGAATTACTATTCATTCCATATCAGTATAGCATGTGCGTGAAGGCGAGAACGGAGGGAAGACATGTTTCCGATTTGTGAGATCTTTAAAATTCGGTATCCTTTGATCCAAGGAGGAATGGGTAACATTAGTCATGCGGCACTCACGGCAGCGGTGTCGAATGCCGGAGGACTCGGAACGCTCGGGTGCGGGACATTGTCGGTCGATGAAGTGGCGTCGCGGATCCACGAGACACGAATGCTGACGGATCAACCATTTGCCTTGAATATCGCGATTCGGGTGTCTCCCTATACGGAAGCACTGATTGATCTCGCGATTGCAGAAAAGGTCCCGGTCGTCTCCTTGTCGGCCGGAAACCCGGCTCCGTACATAGAGCGACTTCAAGCTGCCGGCATCAAAACTATCGCCGTCGTCGCCTCGGTCAAACAGGCGTTAAAGGCAGAACAGGCAGGTGCTGATGTACTCGTAGCGGAGGGAGTTGAAGCGGCAGGCATCAATTCGCCGCTCGAGTTAACGACGCTGACCTTGATTCCGCAGCTCGTCGACCGGGTCAACCTTCCCGTCCTTGCAGCGGGTGGAATCGGTGACGGTCGTGGACTGGCAGCTGTTCTGTTACTTGGTGCGGCTGGCGCCCAACTCGGAACACGGTTGATCGCGACGGAAGAGGCGAAGGTTCATTCGGCATACAAGGCGCACTTAATGGAGGCGACCGATACCGATACACGCATCATCGGACGTTCCGTCGGATTCGTCCGACGTGTCCTTGATGGTCCTTACGTCGAACGACTCACAGCAGAGACACCTGCTGCTTTTCTCGATCAGACGAATGAGTCGTATCATATCAGAGGTGCTCTTGAGGGCGATGAGGAGAAAGGGTATGTCAACGCTGGACTGGTTGCGGGATTGATTCATGACGTGCCGACTGTTGCGGAGTTGTTTACGCGCATGATGACGGAAGCAGAGGAACAGCTGAAACAAACGACGACTCGTTTTACGACATGAGCATATAGTGAGGGACCCGTGATTCCACTTGTGGACAGCGGGTTTTTTCATGTTTTTTTGAAAATGGGACATTTGTCCTTTTCAAGTAGGGCACGAGTAAGGTCTACTCTAGTGTAGAGATTAAAGGAGGAGATGACGTGCAAGGAGTCGTGTTTGCTTTGATGAGCGGTCTGTTCATCGCCCTGCAAGGCATATTCAATGCGCGCCTTGCGACAGGCGTCGGACCGTGGTTGTCCGTATTGATCGTCCACTTTGTGGGTTTGATGGGTTGTTTAGTCATTTACAGTTTCGTACGAGACCGGAAAATCGGTGGCTTCCGTCAGTTACCGTGGATTTATGCGAGCGGTGGTTTGATTGGCGTGCTAGTCGTCGTAACGGAACTCACAGCAATCCAAAAACTCGGGATGACATGGGCGATGTGTCTATTACTCGTCGCACAGATTCTATGTGCCTTTCTGATTGATTTAAAAGGATGGTTCGGTGTCTTAAAAAAACAAGGAAATCGTGGTCAGTGGGTTGGTGTGGGTCTCATGCTTGCGGGAGTTGCGATTTTCTCACTTGTCTAAAGGGGGGAATGAACATGGAAACCGTCATTCAACAGTATGGACTGGATACGATTTTGACGGAAGAGACGCGCGCTTGGTTGCGTCAAGAAACCTTCCAAAAAGGAGAACTCCTCTGTACGACAGGGGCATCGATTGACCGGATGTACTTCATCGTCGCAGGCAAGGTCAAGATTTCTGCTGCCTCGTCAGAAGGGAAACAACGGATTCTGCGATTCAAGACACCTCTGACGGTGATTGGTGACGCCGAATTCATCAATGAACGGGAAGTGTTGAATACGGTCGAAGCGGTGACCGACGTCGAGGTGTTGAGCGTGCCATATGCGATTTTACGCGAGCACAATACGACGAACGTCTTTCTGCAATTCCTATTACGGACGATCACAGCAAAATGGTATGCCGACTCGAAATCAGCATCGCACCATGTGTTGTATACCGTCGAGGAGCGATTTGCGGGATATTTGTTGTCGATCGCTTCTGAAGCCAGTGACAGTTTATTTTATCAGGAGATGCGGACGTCGAACTTACATGACGTCGCTGACTGGCTTGGAACGAGTTATCGTCATCTCAACCGTATCATCACGAAATTATGTGAAGAAGAGATTCTCGTTCGACGACGCGGGAAAATCATCATCGTCGATCTGGAGCGGATTCGCGAGAAGGCGAACGGTAACAGCTATGAGTAAGGAGGAACGAACATGGTAATGGGCATCGTGTGTGCCGTGTTGGCAGGGATGTTGATCAGTTTACAGACGGTACTGAATGCTCGGATGAGTGACGCGTTCGGTGCATGGGCGACAACGACGCTGGTCTTCTTCGTCGGTTTCGTCGGAGCAAGTGTCACCTATGTCCTGTTTCGTGGTGGAACGATTGGGCAAATCCAAAACGTATCGCCGCTCTATTGGTTCGGCGGACTCGTCGGTGTTGGTGTCGTCTTTTGTGTCATGCGTGGAATTCAGTTGCTTGGTCCATCCGTCGCGATTTCTGTCGTTCTGATTTCGCAGTTAAGCTTTGCTCTCGCTGTCGATACGTTCGGTTGGTTCGGTTTACCACAAATTGATTTATCGTTCGGTCAGCTCATCGGTCTCGCCGTCATGGTATGCGGGATCTTTGTCTTGAAGCGGTATCAAGTCGTAGCACCAGAAGAGAAGGCGAAGGATCAGGTAGAACGTGTTTCATAATAATCGAATGCAGAATGAGGACAGTGGAATTTCAATCCACTGTCTTTTTTGACTAGTCTTCTACTTGAATAATACGTTTTCTGAAATAGAGTGAGAAAACAAGGATAAGAAGACCACTGTACAACATGATCGTCGTGATCGAAACGTGAAACGACAGTAAAAACGAGAGGAGCGCGTAAGATAATGGAACGAGACCGTTTGACGCTGCGTTGACGACACTCATGACACGTCCCATCGTCTGTTCCGCACACTGAGACTGGATGAACGTAATGAAGCGAATATTGATGATCGAAGAAAGGACACCAAGTGATAAAAGGATGATCAGGTACAACAACATCTGCTGGGCTTGGCTAAGCAGGAAGAGAAGCAGACCTAAGGCACCAATCAATCGGACCGATGAGGTAAGCTTAATTTCTTTCATCTGCGCAAAACCACTCCAGAGCGCCCCTCCGAGCATTCCCATTTGATAAGCCCCTTGCATATAACTTAAATCCATCGCACTTCCCTGAAGCACATCATGAACGAGTAGTGGAATTCCGAGTAAGAGTGGTCCAAAGAAAAAGAAATTGACACAGATGATAAGAAAAAGTGTCTGCTTGAGTTGCTGAAAGTGAAAGACGTAATGCAGCCCTTCTTTTAGTTCGAAGAGCGCTGAATGCTGAAGCGATCGCTTGATCTTAGATTCACGAATACCATACGTGAAAAGAAGTGTCAGACAGAGTGTCCCGAAAATCACAAGAAAGACGTACGAGTAAGAGGAATAGCTGAGGATGACTCCACCAAGAATCGGACCTGAAAAAAGGGCGATTTGATTAGATGTCTGAATCAGTGAATTGGCTTTAGTGAGCTGTTCTTTCGGAACGAGTGTAGGCAGTAAGGAAGCATTCGCCGGCGAAAAAAATGCATCCACACTACCAAACAGCAAGGCGAATCCTAAAATCGTCAGCAACGTAAGCTGATCGGCATGAAGTAAAACGAGAAGACAAAGAATGAAACTGATCCGTAGACCGCTCGAGATACGCATGATCGTTGAACGTTTATAGCGATCGGATAAGACGCCACCGAATAACATGAGAAAAATACGGGGTAACAAGGTAGCCATGAGGACGAATCCAAGATAGGATGCTTGGTTTAACGTATGGATGACATACCATTGTTCAACAAACAGATACATCGATAACGAAAGGGCAGAGCACATACCGGACCCCCATAAAAATAAAAAGGATCGATTTTTAAACAGCGAGTGTTGCATATCCATTTCAACAGGTAGCATGGGGCACCTCCGATTTAAACCTCGTCATTCTCAAACAGTGGTTCATCAATTGCTAAAGCAGTCGTCATGATGTAAAAGTGCTTTTGATCTTTTTCGTCAGGTGGAGACTGTGTGAACTCGTCTAATAAAGCACGATATTTTGTAGCAAACCGTTGAAAGTCGGCTTCAGACATCGTTAGTTCCTTTTGAAGCGATAAGCTCATCCAGTCCTCGACGTTCGAAGATACGGGAGCAAAAGCAGCTGTCGGAGCCGTAAGGACGCGTGTCTTTGCCCGGTCGAGTACCTCAAGATACGACTGCCGAGTCGCCTCTTTTGTCTCGACGAAGTTCAGAAGGTGATCAGCAGGAATGTATCCTCGGGCAATCGCTTGGTAATATTTCAACAAGTTGCCACCCTGTTCTTCTGTCCGGACGAGGCGAATTAAGTCATGCTTTTCAAGTTCCCGTACATGATAAAGGACCTTCGCGCGGGATAACGTCAGCAAGTGGGCTAACTGATGCACCGTATGCGGTTTTTCGACGAGAAACATAAGAATTTTTGTTCGTAATGGATCACTGATCACCTTCAATTGTTCATAGCTGCTCAGTATATGAATCGCTTTTTGTTCCATCCAATCATCTCCTTTTTAACTGGTTAATTTTTGTTAACCGTAAAACAAAAGGCTTCATTTGTAAACGATTACAAATTTATGCAAGGGTGACGCAAAGGACAAAGCAGTTGGTTTACATACAAAAAACTGACTCCAATGACATCTCGGTCATCCTCCACTTTCTACTGGAAAGTAGGGGAAGAACGAGATGCTTGAAATCAGTCTCAGCTACTGTGTATGGTTCGAGGTGATTAGACCGTCGTCGTATCTTTCCATTCTTGCTCGATGAAGGCATCGCGACCAGAAGCAGCACGATCTTTTTTATAGTGTTCTGGATTTTTCTTATGGAAGTCTTGATGGTACTCTTCCGCCGGATAAAACTCAGAAGCGGCATCGATCCGCGTCACGATCGGTTGTTTGAAACGATTGCTTGCAGCAAGAGCGTCACGAGAAGCGATCGCTGCTTCATGCTGAGCATCCGTATGATAGAAGATTGCTGGTGCGTACTGCGTGCCGCGATCTTGGAACTGACCGTCTGCATCCGTCGGATCCGTTTGTGGCCAGTAGAGTTCGAGCAGACGCTCGTACGGGAACAGACTCGGATCAAACGTGATTTGAACGACTTCGAGATGTCCTGTCGTTCCTGTTTTAACTTGCTCGTATGTCGGGTGATCGACGTGTCCACCCATGTAACCTGATACGATTCCCTCGATTCCTGGTAATTCTTCAAACGGTGTCACCATACACCAAAAACATCCACCTGCAAATGTTGCTTTTTCCATCCGTATCTTCCTCTCCGTGGGAAATTCCCATTGTATGTCTGACAGCGAGAAAAACGAAAACGACTCCTTCGCTTGGTTGCAAAAGGAGTCGCCGCTTTTTATCAACCAAAGCTTTCGCTTTGCTGGTCGTAGCACCTTGCTATGCGCAGGTTGCTGGGACGTCATCGATCCAGATCTCTCGGTCCACTCTTGATAAGGGTATATGAAGTTGATGTCATTCGTTATCATTGTTGTGATGATACCATTCACAAAGAAAAAAAGTCAATCCTTAGGTTTCAAGGCACGTAAAACGGTCGCTCCGAGTGTTTTCGCACCAACCAACAACGCCTGTTCGTTGATCTCGTACTGCGGATGATGTTGCGGATGATTGACGCGACCGTCCGTATATCCGGAGCCGGTGAAGAAATAACTACCCGGTACGTGCGTTAAGTAATGTGCGAAGTCATCCGCCGCCATCATCGGTGTGAGTGACCGGACAGATGCTTCCGGTAAGAAAGAAGCGGCTTCCTGAACGAGTTTTGTCTCGTCCGGATGATTCCAAAGCGCCGGGTAACCCGTCGTGAAGTCAATCGAATAGGTGGCACCGATGCCGGCACACGTTGTTTTGGCGATAAGGTCGACTTCTTGTCGGAGCTGATGTCGTAGTGTCTCGTTGAACGTCCGAATCTCCCCGACGATGCGTGCTTCACCTGTGACGATGTTCGGAGCCGTTCCCGCATGGAAGGACCCGATCGCAAGGACAGCGGGTTCGAACGGATCGACCCGTCGACTGACAAGGTGTTGGAGGTTACAGACCAGTTGTGCACCGGCGACAAGCGCATCTTTTGTTTTGTGCGGTGCCTGGGCATGCCCGCCTTGACCGTGAACGATGATTTCGAATTCATCGATCGCGCATAATGTATGTCCTTCTCGAAAACCGATCGTACCGACCGGTAAATCATTTTCGAGATGTGTCGCGAAGATCGCATCGACGCCTTCGAGGACACCGGCTTCAATCATTTGGATCGCGCCAC
This region of Exiguobacterium acetylicum DSM 20416 genomic DNA includes:
- the msrA gene encoding peptide-methionine (S)-S-oxide reductase MsrA, translated to MEKATFAGGCFWCMVTPFEELPGIEGIVSGYMGGHVDHPTYEQVKTGTTGHLEVVQITFDPSLFPYERLLELYWPQTDPTDADGQFQDRGTQYAPAIFYHTDAQHEAAIASRDALAASNRFKQPIVTRIDAASEFYPAEEYHQDFHKKNPEHYKKDRAASGRDAFIEQEWKDTTTV
- a CDS encoding DMT family transporter codes for the protein MQGVVFALMSGLFIALQGIFNARLATGVGPWLSVLIVHFVGLMGCLVIYSFVRDRKIGGFRQLPWIYASGGLIGVLVVVTELTAIQKLGMTWAMCLLLVAQILCAFLIDLKGWFGVLKKQGNRGQWVGVGLMLAGVAIFSLV
- a CDS encoding Crp/Fnr family transcriptional regulator, which gives rise to METVIQQYGLDTILTEETRAWLRQETFQKGELLCTTGASIDRMYFIVAGKVKISAASSEGKQRILRFKTPLTVIGDAEFINEREVLNTVEAVTDVEVLSVPYAILREHNTTNVFLQFLLRTITAKWYADSKSASHHVLYTVEERFAGYLLSIASEASDSLFYQEMRTSNLHDVADWLGTSYRHLNRIITKLCEEEILVRRRGKIIIVDLERIREKANGNSYE
- a CDS encoding NAD(P)H-dependent flavin oxidoreductase — translated: MFPICEIFKIRYPLIQGGMGNISHAALTAAVSNAGGLGTLGCGTLSVDEVASRIHETRMLTDQPFALNIAIRVSPYTEALIDLAIAEKVPVVSLSAGNPAPYIERLQAAGIKTIAVVASVKQALKAEQAGADVLVAEGVEAAGINSPLELTTLTLIPQLVDRVNLPVLAAGGIGDGRGLAAVLLLGAAGAQLGTRLIATEEAKVHSAYKAHLMEATDTDTRIIGRSVGFVRRVLDGPYVERLTAETPAAFLDQTNESYHIRGALEGDEEKGYVNAGLVAGLIHDVPTVAELFTRMMTEAEEQLKQTTTRFTT
- a CDS encoding MFS transporter; translation: MLPVEMDMQHSLFKNRSFLFLWGSGMCSALSLSMYLFVEQWYVIHTLNQASYLGFVLMATLLPRIFLMLFGGVLSDRYKRSTIMRISSGLRISFILCLLVLLHADQLTLLTILGFALLFGSVDAFFSPANASLLPTLVPKEQLTKANSLIQTSNQIALFSGPILGGVILSYSSYSYVFLVIFGTLCLTLLFTYGIRESKIKRSLQHSALFELKEGLHYVFHFQQLKQTLFLIICVNFFFFGPLLLGIPLLVHDVLQGSAMDLSYMQGAYQMGMLGGALWSGFAQMKEIKLTSSVRLIGALGLLLFLLSQAQQMLLYLIILLSLGVLSSIINIRFITFIQSQCAEQTMGRVMSVVNAASNGLVPLSYALLSFLLSFHVSITTIMLYSGLLILVFSLYFRKRIIQVED
- a CDS encoding DMT family transporter produces the protein MVMGIVCAVLAGMLISLQTVLNARMSDAFGAWATTTLVFFVGFVGASVTYVLFRGGTIGQIQNVSPLYWFGGLVGVGVVFCVMRGIQLLGPSVAISVVLISQLSFALAVDTFGWFGLPQIDLSFGQLIGLAVMVCGIFVLKRYQVVAPEEKAKDQVERVS
- a CDS encoding enoyl-CoA hydratase-related protein, whose amino-acid sequence is MSLRFATSSRRSHNYPNRPIAAVNGHALGGGFEWILACDFRFLVEDALVGLTETSFGIIPGAGGTQRLPRLIGETRAKELIFTAKKIDAMTAERYGLATAVVAREALMTTCLEFAHQMYKTVHRLASSEASD
- a CDS encoding M20 metallopeptidase family protein; this encodes MQTQLFEALEQFEPTMIALRRDFHRHPELSFQEVRTQERIANFYAEQGIPHETAVGGRGVVATIEGKQPGPTIAVRADFDALPLQEETTLAFRSIHPGVMHACGHDGHTAMVMALAATLYPLRDQLQGTIRIIHQHGEEVFPGGAIQMIEAGVLEGVDAIFATHLENDLPVGTIGFREGHTLCAIDEFEIIVHGQGGHAQAPHKTKDALVAGAQLVCNLQHLVSRRVDPFEPAVLAIGSFHAGTAPNIVTGEARIVGEIRTFNETLRHQLRQEVDLIAKTTCAGIGATYSIDFTTGYPALWNHPDETKLVQEAASFLPEASVRSLTPMMAADDFAHYLTHVPGSYFFTGSGYTDGRVNHPQHHPQYEINEQALLVGAKTLGATVLRALKPKD
- a CDS encoding winged helix-turn-helix domain-containing protein yields the protein MEQKAIHILSSYEQLKVISDPLRTKILMFLVEKPHTVHQLAHLLTLSRAKVLYHVRELEKHDLIRLVRTEEQGGNLLKYYQAIARGYIPADHLLNFVETKEATRQSYLEVLDRAKTRVLTAPTAAFAPVSSNVEDWMSLSLQKELTMSEADFQRFATKYRALLDEFTQSPPDEKDQKHFYIMTTALAIDEPLFENDEV
- a CDS encoding 3-hydroxyacyl-CoA dehydrogenase family protein, with amino-acid sequence FVTSRISALVGNEAFYMLQEGLGTPEEIDKAIKLGLNYPMGPFELGDLVGLDTRLHNLKYLHEKLGEKYRPAPLLEQYVKAGRLGRKTGRGVYDYTNREVTS